A stretch of Hoplias malabaricus isolate fHopMal1 chromosome 10, fHopMal1.hap1, whole genome shotgun sequence DNA encodes these proteins:
- the tmem200ca gene encoding transmembrane protein 200C has translation MIATGGLLRISARRQDSLRDKKRAENKRKRKAKKKRKNEVVVVKGKLKLCSISGLVAAIGILVLLVGIALAVLGYWPKESPLYPGMLTSKGLQKPEKTNDSRGSESMNWTINGKLVYQLDNNLISSNVSNGTAENSPKLAAFVEFLKGLLYSNKLKVFGPLIMGIGIFLFICANAVLHENRDKKTKIINLRDIYSTVIDIHSLRTKDNASLNGFVNYAQSKAGEGKTDSIYNAAMLAKGSWPSSGSFKQDQGSLSPSRGSSNDQELTVDRHSFPETVYSIYREQDRTTKSSSEHKHWATRTNVTSVNAFTLPMVKLNHRAGDNRRGSDKTGEVRSDCLDPDTIRSHLESLAASGTITKARTVQTRAVLSQDSVEVYKSSGSFQGMPHISLQGSQVQLLPASPGPKVTGSHLSLSALSDYSKSIDLGICPSTPTDWHTERSRRLSCPRLEGLNSGGYTKLEGLGGESFESTDVVTFSQGSSTDGMSKGQASETPLVPEEGASNKNNSGMIRQYSKKEKLLMISQSDNTLEDIEMESLEM, from the coding sequence ATGATTGCCACCGGAGGTCTTCTGCGAATTTCAGCCAGACGACAGGATTCTCTACGTGATaaaaaaagagcagagaacaaaCGCAAGAGGAAAGccaagaagaagaggaagaatgaGGTGGTGGTTGTAAAGGGCAAACTGAAGCTTTGCTCCATCTCTGGTCTGGTAGCTGCTATTGGTATTCTTGTGCTGCTTGTTGGGATTGCCTTGGCTGTGTTGGGATATTGGCCTAAAGAGAGCCCACTGTACCCAGGGATGCTCACCAGTAAGGGCTTACAGAAACCAGAGAAGACCAATGACAGCAGAGGATCTGAGTCAATGAACTGGACTATTAATGGTAAGCTTGTTTATCAGCTGGATAACAACCTTATTAGCTCCAATGTTTCCAATGGCACAGCTGAGAATTCACCGAAATTAGCTGCTTTTGTGGAGTTTTTGAAAGGACTTTTGTATTCAAACAAGTTAAAAGTGTTTGGACCGTTGATTATGGGCATTGGCatctttctgtttatttgcgCCAATGCAGTGCTGCATGAAAACAGggacaaaaagacaaaaatcaTTAACCTTAGAGACATTTACTCAACTGTCATTGATATTCATAGCTTGAGAACCAAGGACAATGCTTCACTGAATGGATTTGTGAACTATGCACAATCAAAAGCTGGGGAAGGCAAAACAGACTCCATATACAATGCTGCTATGCTAGCAAAGGGCTCCTGGCCTTCTTCAGGATCTTTCAAACAGGACCAGGGCAGTCTGTCCCCATCCAGAGGGTCATCAAATGACCAAGAATTGACAGTGGATAGACATTCCTTCCCAGAGACAGTGTATAGCATCTACAGAGAACAAGATAGAACCACCAAatcatcatcagaacacaaGCATTGGGCGACTAGAACCAACGTGACCTCAGTCAACGCTTTTACGTTACCAATGGTCAAGCTGAACCACAGGGCAGGAGATAACAGGAGGGGTTCTGACAAAACTGGGGAGGTAAGAAGTGATTGTTTGGATCCGGATACTATTCGCAGTCACCTAGAATCTCTTGCAGCCTCTGGGACGATTACCAAAGCCAGAACTGTTCAAACTCGAGCTGTTCTTTCCCAGGACTCGGTGGAGGTTTACAAGAGCAGTGGCAGCTTTCAAGGGATGCCACACATCTCTCTTCAGGGCTCACAGGTACAACTGCTCCCAGCTTCGCCTGGTCCCAAGGTTACAGGCTCTCACCTTTCCCTCAGCGCCCTCTCAGACTACTCGAAATCCATTGACCTGGGCATCTGCCCGTCCACCCCCACAGATTGGCACACGGAGAGATCCAGACGACTCAGCTGCCCCCGATTGGAGGGCCTGAACAGTGGGGGTTATACCAAACTTGAAGGCCTTGGAGGAGAGTCCTTTGAGTCCACAGATGTGGTAACCTTTAGTCAGGGGAGTTCAACCGATGGTATGTCCAAAGGGCAAGCTTCAGAAACTCCTCTTGTGCCAGAGGAGGGTGCCTCCAATAAAAACAACAGTGGTATGATTAGGCAATACTCGAAGAAAGAAAAACTCTTAATGATTTCCCAATCAGACAACACCTTGGAGGACATAGAAATGGAAAGTTTAGAGATGTAA